A genomic region of Bosea sp. 124 contains the following coding sequences:
- a CDS encoding urease accessory protein UreD → MFAPPLPAASDPLLPAYVRAAGGVRLRFGRVGMQTHRLDLAESGGYRARFPTTFDATSEAVLINTGGGMAGGDAMRVEAVLDPGSDAVITTQAAEKIYRSQASDTRIETRLTVGVGAALAWLPQESILFSGARLARSLTVDLASDARLVACETVFFGRSAMGEAMLRGALRDRWRIRREGRLVFAEDVRLEGAIAETLARRAVGAGARAAATIIAAGSALQDRLEQIRALAADEPADAVELGAGIVSDLLVIRLLSPDAQALRRVLVTLLGQLTGRALPRTWST, encoded by the coding sequence ATGTTCGCGCCGCCTCTTCCGGCAGCCAGTGACCCGCTTCTCCCAGCCTATGTCCGCGCCGCAGGCGGGGTCCGGCTGCGATTCGGGCGCGTCGGTATGCAGACCCACCGGCTCGATCTCGCGGAATCCGGCGGCTATCGCGCCCGCTTCCCGACAACCTTCGACGCGACCAGCGAGGCCGTTCTGATCAACACCGGCGGCGGCATGGCCGGCGGCGACGCCATGCGGGTCGAGGCGGTGCTCGACCCCGGAAGCGACGCGGTCATCACGACCCAGGCGGCCGAGAAGATCTATCGCAGCCAGGCCTCTGATACGCGCATCGAGACGCGCCTGACGGTCGGGGTTGGAGCCGCTCTCGCATGGCTGCCGCAGGAGAGCATCCTGTTTTCCGGCGCACGGCTTGCCCGCAGCCTCACGGTGGATCTTGCCTCCGATGCCCGGCTGGTCGCTTGCGAAACCGTCTTTTTCGGCCGCAGCGCCATGGGCGAGGCAATGCTGCGCGGCGCGCTGCGCGACCGCTGGCGCATCCGCCGTGAGGGCAGGCTCGTCTTCGCCGAGGATGTGCGGCTGGAGGGTGCGATTGCCGAGACGCTGGCGCGGCGGGCGGTTGGCGCCGGTGCCCGCGCCGCCGCCACGATCATCGCCGCCGGCTCTGCTCTTCAGGACAGGCTGGAGCAGATCCGCGCGCTGGCCGCCGACGAGCCTGCCGACGCTGTCGAGCTCGGCGCCGGCATCGTCTCCGACCTTCTGGTGATCCGCCTGCTTTCCCCCGATGCCCAGGCGCTGCGTCGCGTGCTCGTCACGCTGCTCGGGCAACTGACCGGCCGTGCGCTGCCGCGCACCTGGTCAACTTGA
- a CDS encoding PfkB family carbohydrate kinase → MTGVFCLGIATLDYVYKVETMPTRGEKYRSRDLAVVGGGCASNAAVAITRLGGRCWLATRLGDDLAGDQIVADLAGEGVETRFARRLPGLRSPVSAILVDAAGERMVISYSDPAMPEETGWLPSALPDGAGAVLADTRWGEGALAALRLAREAGVPGVLDGDRKPPHPDLVGTASHVAFSAQALRELSGEEDPRTGLARVARDMPTWLAVTLGKEGALFVENGELVHAPAFAVETVDTLGAGDVWHGAFALGLAEGQGERAAIRFASAAAAIKCTRFGGRAGAPHRAEIEAFLAGRG, encoded by the coding sequence ATGACCGGCGTCTTCTGCCTCGGCATCGCGACGCTCGACTATGTCTACAAGGTCGAGACCATGCCGACCCGCGGCGAGAAATACCGCTCCCGGGACCTCGCTGTCGTCGGTGGCGGCTGCGCCAGCAATGCAGCCGTCGCGATCACCCGGCTCGGCGGCCGCTGCTGGCTGGCGACGCGCCTCGGCGACGACCTGGCCGGAGACCAGATCGTCGCCGATCTGGCGGGCGAGGGGGTGGAAACGCGCTTCGCCCGGCGCCTGCCCGGCCTGCGCTCGCCGGTCTCGGCGATCCTGGTCGATGCCGCGGGCGAGCGTATGGTCATCTCCTATTCCGACCCGGCGATGCCGGAGGAGACCGGCTGGCTGCCGTCCGCACTGCCCGACGGTGCGGGCGCGGTGCTCGCCGACACCCGCTGGGGCGAAGGGGCGCTTGCCGCGCTGCGGCTGGCGCGCGAAGCCGGCGTGCCAGGCGTCCTCGACGGCGACCGCAAGCCGCCCCATCCCGATCTCGTCGGCACGGCGAGCCATGTCGCCTTCAGCGCCCAGGCGCTGCGTGAGCTCTCGGGCGAGGAGGACCCGCGCACCGGCCTCGCCCGGGTGGCGCGGGACATGCCGACCTGGCTCGCCGTCACGCTGGGCAAGGAGGGCGCGCTCTTCGTCGAGAACGGCGAACTCGTCCACGCACCGGCCTTCGCGGTCGAGACCGTCGATACGCTCGGCGCGGGTGACGTCTGGCACGGCGCCTTCGCGTTGGGGTTGGCGGAAGGGCAAGGCGAGCGTGCCGCGATCCGGTTTGCCTCGGCGGCTGCTGCGATCAAATGCACCCGCTTCGGCGGGCGTGCCGGTGCGCCGCATCGCGCCGAGATCGAGGCCTTCCTGGCAGGGCGCGGCTGA
- a CDS encoding type II toxin-antitoxin system VapC family toxin: MFLDASVILAVLLREQEGNAALEAIALSPRIRCSALAVFEASARLAGQGATFDEALAAVTEFIEDVKGEIVDLGAPAMRAAHVCASRYHHLTGHPARLNMGDCFAYAAARTAGLKLAYKGNDFIHTDIDGVRFGPELPPSRA; the protein is encoded by the coding sequence ATGTTTCTCGATGCCTCGGTGATCCTGGCCGTCCTGCTCAGGGAGCAGGAGGGGAACGCCGCGCTCGAAGCGATCGCCTTGTCCCCGAGGATCAGATGCTCCGCTTTGGCCGTGTTCGAGGCCTCGGCCCGGCTGGCGGGGCAGGGAGCGACGTTTGATGAGGCTCTCGCCGCCGTTACTGAATTCATCGAGGACGTGAAGGGCGAGATTGTGGACCTTGGCGCGCCGGCGATGAGGGCAGCCCATGTCTGCGCGTCCCGCTACCATCATCTCACGGGCCATCCAGCCCGCCTGAACATGGGCGATTGCTTCGCCTATGCTGCTGCCCGGACGGCCGGTCTCAAGCTCGCCTATAAGGGCAACGACTTCATCCATACCGATATCGACGGCGTCCGTTTCGGGCCCGAACTTCCGCCGTCCCGCGCATGA
- a CDS encoding VOC family protein, whose product MRYLHTMVRVTDLDASLDFYVTKFGLVETRRIENEKGRFTLVFLAGSDEAESVREQGSRGRPTLELTYNWDPEVYTGGRNFGHLAYEVDDIYATCDRLMKAGVTINRPPRDGNMAFVRSPDNVSIEILQKGDPKPPAEPWSSMPNTGVW is encoded by the coding sequence ATGCGATATCTCCACACCATGGTGCGTGTCACCGACCTCGATGCCTCGCTCGATTTCTACGTGACCAAGTTCGGTCTGGTCGAAACCCGGCGCATCGAGAACGAGAAGGGGCGCTTCACGCTGGTCTTCCTCGCCGGGTCCGACGAGGCCGAGAGCGTTCGCGAGCAAGGCAGCCGCGGCCGCCCCACGCTGGAGCTGACCTATAACTGGGATCCGGAGGTCTACACCGGCGGCCGCAATTTCGGCCACCTCGCCTATGAGGTCGACGACATCTATGCCACCTGCGACAGGCTGATGAAGGCCGGCGTGACGATCAACCGCCCGCCGCGCGACGGCAACATGGCTTTCGTCCGCTCGCCCGACAACGTCTCCATTGAGATCCTCCAGAAGGGCGATCCGAAGCCGCCGGCAGAGCCGTGGTCGAGCATGCCGAACACCGGGGTGTGGTGA
- a CDS encoding cation diffusion facilitator family transporter yields MTAMHDGTETARIRATPAEIAQIKQRAAILSVMATLLLTGAKIVGAILSGSLALLTDALQGLIDVGSTLFTWFAVRVADKPADDEHHYGHGKVEALAALVETAILFTLAGAILWEAGSRLWAGLVEHVQVTPLVIGIMLLSMTVDAIRWRSLTRVAKETGSEALSAEATHFSADFVGSALVLAGLVGVWYGVARADTIAAFAVAAFTALSAYRLGRRTLDTLLDAAPRGASERLREAAEAVPGVVGVNWLKIRPTGGRINGEIGISVSRTLPLERVAAIREALGAAFQAIEPGAEIAVTTDPVQVDDETALERVLLIALKLKIPVHHVTVHSIGQRLSVSLDMEVEASLPLGQAHEIASRLEAAIRAEFGGETEVETHIEPMETSTHSGHDAAWDTVEDIGKALAAEATQLGGPIHDIHGVRVRQTMNGLVVNYHCRVDPALDVASVHAAVDQIERAVRIARPQVCRLVSHAEPAIRGAAS; encoded by the coding sequence ATGACCGCAATGCACGACGGCACGGAGACGGCGCGCATCCGCGCTACGCCGGCCGAGATCGCGCAGATCAAGCAGCGCGCCGCCATTCTCTCGGTGATGGCGACATTGCTGCTGACAGGCGCCAAGATCGTCGGCGCGATCCTCTCCGGCTCGCTGGCGCTGCTGACGGATGCGCTCCAAGGCCTGATCGATGTCGGCTCGACGCTGTTCACCTGGTTCGCGGTGCGGGTTGCCGACAAGCCGGCCGATGACGAGCACCATTACGGCCATGGCAAGGTCGAGGCGCTGGCGGCGCTGGTCGAAACCGCGATCCTGTTCACGCTGGCCGGCGCAATCCTCTGGGAGGCCGGCAGCCGGCTCTGGGCCGGGCTCGTCGAGCACGTCCAGGTGACGCCGCTGGTGATCGGCATCATGCTGCTCTCGATGACCGTCGACGCGATCCGCTGGCGCTCGCTGACGAGGGTCGCGAAGGAGACCGGCAGCGAGGCGCTCTCGGCGGAAGCGACGCATTTCTCGGCCGATTTCGTCGGCTCGGCGCTCGTGCTGGCGGGGCTCGTAGGGGTCTGGTACGGCGTGGCGCGCGCCGACACCATCGCCGCTTTCGCGGTCGCCGCGTTCACCGCGCTCTCGGCCTACAGGCTGGGGCGCCGCACGCTCGACACCCTGCTCGACGCCGCCCCCCGCGGCGCGAGCGAACGTTTGCGCGAGGCGGCCGAGGCCGTGCCGGGCGTCGTCGGCGTCAACTGGCTCAAGATCCGCCCCACCGGCGGACGCATCAATGGCGAGATCGGCATCAGCGTGTCGCGCACACTGCCCCTGGAACGTGTCGCGGCGATCCGCGAGGCGCTGGGAGCCGCGTTCCAGGCGATCGAGCCCGGTGCCGAGATCGCGGTCACGACCGATCCCGTGCAGGTCGACGACGAAACCGCCCTCGAACGCGTCCTGCTGATCGCGCTCAAGCTGAAGATCCCGGTGCATCACGTCACCGTTCACAGCATCGGCCAGCGCCTCTCGGTCAGCCTCGACATGGAGGTCGAGGCCAGTCTTCCTCTCGGCCAGGCGCATGAGATCGCGAGCCGCCTCGAGGCCGCGATCCGGGCCGAATTCGGCGGCGAGACCGAGGTCGAGACCCATATCGAGCCGATGGAGACCAGCACGCATAGCGGGCACGACGCCGCCTGGGATACGGTCGAGGACATCGGCAAGGCGCTGGCGGCCGAGGCTACGCAGCTCGGCGGGCCGATCCACGACATCCACGGCGTCAGGGTGCGCCAGACCATGAATGGACTCGTGGTGAACTATCATTGCCGGGTCGATCCGGCGCTCGACGTGGCGTCGGTTCATGCTGCCGTAGACCAGATCGAGCGTGCGGTCCGGATCGCGCGGCCGCAGGTCTGCCGCCTCGTCAGCCATGCGGAACCGGCGATCCGGGGCGCCGCAAGCTAG
- the pepN gene encoding aminopeptidase N, translated as MRAEDTPLIRLEDYRPSDWLIDTVDLDIRLHHNRTRVRSLLSLRPNPAGRPDAPLVLDGDELSLSALRLDGLLLNDGAYTATPQALTLHAPPRRRFTLMIDTEVDPSANTKLMGLYRSSRVYCTQCEADGFRRISYFLDRPDVMSVYTVRLEAAKMSAPVLLSNGNLVAAGEIAGGERHFSVWHDPHPKPAYLFALVGGALDHVRQDYVTADGRSVELAVYVEPGKADRAGWAMDCLVRCMRWDERVFGRNYDLDVFNVVAVSDFNMGAMENKGLNIFNDKYVLADPQTATDGDYASIEAIIAHEYFHNWTGNRITCRDWFQLCLKEGLTVFRDQEFSSDERSRPVKRIADVRTLRTTQFSEDAGPLAHPVRPRAYKEINNFYTPTVYEKGAEVIRMLKVLIGIEAFRAGMDLYFARCDGKAATIEEFLACFAEASGKDLTQFARWYEQAGTPTIIASGRYDAGARSFTLDLAQTTAPTPGQPDKQPVVLPVTLGLIGRAGDLPLRTTSAAYAGDGLIVLDQPSLSVTFSDLDEQPIPSLLRGFSAPVRLELDLADADLLRLFSADSDSFNRWQAVQTVASRALVGAGRNTAKRDALAATAGELAEVLIPFLRDQAPADPAFAAQVLRLPAQADIAREIGQAVDPDAIHAAHRGLSAEIGRRLGPHLLALHETLDTKAPYRPDAASAGRRALRNEALGLIALTSPEAGARLAEAQFAAGDNLTDRLAALAAMTLVPGESREELIGRFAKSYAAEPLVLDKWLMAQALIPEAGTLDRVRGLMQHPAFSLGNPNRIRALIGGFAANLTQFNRPDGEGYGFVAEIVIALDRTNPQVASRLLGSFKSWRMLEPGRKALAEAKLAMVAQTPNLSRDVADIAERALG; from the coding sequence ATGCGCGCCGAAGATACCCCGCTGATCCGCCTCGAGGACTATCGCCCGTCCGACTGGCTGATCGACACGGTCGATCTCGACATCCGCCTGCACCACAACAGGACGCGGGTGCGGTCGCTGCTGAGCCTGCGGCCGAACCCCGCCGGTCGGCCGGATGCGCCGCTCGTGCTGGACGGCGACGAACTCTCGCTCAGCGCGCTGCGGCTCGACGGGCTTTTGCTCAATGACGGCGCCTACACCGCGACGCCGCAGGCGCTCACCCTGCATGCGCCGCCGCGCCGCCGCTTCACGCTGATGATCGACACCGAGGTCGACCCGTCCGCGAATACCAAGCTGATGGGGCTCTATCGCTCCTCGCGGGTCTATTGCACGCAGTGCGAGGCGGACGGCTTTCGCCGCATCAGCTATTTCCTCGACCGCCCCGACGTGATGTCGGTCTATACGGTGAGGCTCGAGGCGGCGAAGATGTCGGCGCCCGTGCTGCTGTCGAACGGCAACCTCGTGGCGGCCGGCGAGATCGCCGGGGGTGAGCGCCATTTTTCGGTCTGGCACGACCCGCACCCCAAGCCCGCCTATCTCTTCGCCCTGGTCGGCGGCGCGCTCGACCATGTCCGGCAGGACTACGTCACGGCCGATGGCCGCAGCGTCGAACTCGCCGTCTATGTCGAGCCCGGCAAGGCCGACCGCGCCGGCTGGGCGATGGATTGCCTGGTGCGCTGCATGCGCTGGGACGAGCGCGTCTTCGGTCGTAACTACGATCTCGACGTGTTCAACGTCGTCGCGGTCTCGGACTTCAACATGGGGGCCATGGAGAACAAGGGCCTCAACATCTTCAACGACAAATACGTTCTCGCCGATCCGCAGACGGCCACCGACGGTGACTACGCCTCAATCGAGGCGATCATCGCGCATGAGTATTTCCACAACTGGACAGGCAACCGCATCACCTGCCGCGACTGGTTCCAGCTCTGCCTGAAGGAAGGCCTGACCGTCTTCCGGGACCAGGAGTTCTCGTCGGACGAGCGCTCGCGGCCGGTGAAGCGCATCGCCGATGTCCGCACCCTGCGCACGACGCAGTTCTCCGAGGATGCCGGCCCGCTCGCCCATCCGGTCCGGCCGCGCGCCTACAAGGAGATCAACAACTTCTACACGCCGACGGTCTACGAGAAGGGCGCGGAGGTGATCCGCATGCTCAAGGTCCTGATCGGCATCGAGGCCTTCCGGGCAGGCATGGATCTCTATTTCGCGCGTTGCGACGGCAAGGCGGCGACGATCGAGGAATTCCTCGCCTGCTTCGCGGAAGCCTCGGGCAAGGACCTGACCCAGTTCGCGCGCTGGTACGAACAGGCAGGCACGCCGACCATCATCGCCTCGGGACGCTACGATGCGGGGGCCCGGAGCTTCACGCTCGACCTCGCCCAGACCACAGCGCCGACGCCGGGCCAACCCGACAAGCAGCCCGTGGTGCTGCCGGTCACGCTCGGGCTAATCGGCCGGGCGGGCGACCTGCCGCTGAGGACGACGTCGGCGGCCTATGCCGGCGACGGGCTGATCGTACTCGACCAGCCATCGCTCTCGGTGACGTTCAGCGATCTGGACGAACAACCCATTCCCTCGCTGCTGCGGGGCTTCTCGGCGCCGGTCAGGCTCGAGCTCGATCTCGCGGATGCCGACCTGCTGCGGCTGTTCTCGGCCGACAGCGATTCGTTCAACCGTTGGCAGGCCGTGCAGACCGTGGCGAGCCGCGCGCTGGTCGGCGCCGGCCGCAATACTGCCAAGCGCGACGCCCTCGCCGCGACCGCCGGCGAGCTTGCCGAGGTGCTGATCCCCTTCCTGCGGGATCAGGCTCCGGCCGACCCGGCCTTCGCGGCGCAGGTGCTGCGCCTGCCGGCCCAGGCCGACATCGCCCGCGAGATCGGCCAGGCTGTCGATCCCGATGCGATCCATGCCGCCCATCGCGGCCTCTCGGCAGAGATCGGCCGACGGCTCGGACCGCATCTTCTCGCCTTGCACGAGACCCTCGACACGAAGGCGCCCTATCGACCCGATGCGGCCTCCGCAGGCCGGCGCGCCTTGCGCAACGAGGCGCTCGGGCTGATCGCGCTGACGTCGCCCGAGGCGGGCGCGCGCCTCGCCGAGGCGCAGTTCGCCGCCGGCGACAACCTGACCGACAGGCTGGCGGCACTGGCGGCGATGACGCTGGTGCCGGGTGAGTCCCGCGAGGAGCTGATCGGCCGCTTCGCGAAGAGCTATGCCGCCGAGCCTCTGGTCCTCGACAAATGGCTGATGGCGCAGGCTCTGATCCCGGAGGCGGGCACGCTCGACCGCGTCAGGGGCCTGATGCAGCATCCCGCCTTCTCGCTCGGCAACCCCAACCGCATCAGGGCGCTGATCGGCGGCTTCGCGGCCAACCTGACGCAGTTCAACCGGCCCGATGGCGAGGGCTACGGCTTCGTGGCCGAGATCGTGATCGCGCTCGACCGCACCAACCCGCAGGTCGCCTCGCGCCTGCTCGGTTCGTTCAAGAGCTGGCGCATGCTGGAGCCCGGCAGAAAGGCGCTGGCGGAGGCCAAGCTCGCCATGGTGGCGCAGACGCCTAACCTCTCGCGGGACGTCGCCGACATCGCCGAGCGCGCCCTCGGCTGA
- a CDS encoding PAS domain-containing sensor histidine kinase has translation MTRANAGCATVRADTILGVARSLTHPLYQRFESLEPTLRTVIPGLVALFIVILAAGAALQTSAMREDALLDAAGDMDLVSALLARDLDNGASTGKAPAAVLAALASRHLAAHGRIVHVSAEDGHVVASEPVIGQTQRTLVDFLGQTQPLTAFGDRAGVMRITLPGGMEVFATVRNLASPLGQVAVLQPVSRALSTWQQRRGGLALLFAAAGVVLTAITVGFVLQSRRARAADEDCDCVRERIDTALNRGHCGLWDWDLARGRIYWSDSMYAMLGYDRAGQYMSFGEVSGFIHRDDVDLYALADAISRGEATHLDQEFRVRDSSGNWIWLKARAELVTDRRTHSQHLVGIVVDISEQRRMAERTATSDARLRDAVEAISEAFVLWDADNRLVLCNAKYQQLHRLPAELAQGGASHDEIMMLSAQPNIDHEPMRSLRSSDGASSYEARLSDGRWLQINGRRTKDGGSVSVGTDITKLKQQEERLTQSEHQLLMHVTDLKASRQKLETQAQQLADLAERYLEQKAAAESANRAKSEFLANMSHELRTPLNAIIGFSEIMQNGMFGPLCEKYTDYVQDIRSSGGYLLGIIDDILNMSRLEAGKVHLETSDISLGLVIDEVVRKSQDEIDRKRLQLSIEGTRDAHLEADPHALYQVLGNLLDNAVKFTPEDGQVAIRIRQVPGALNIFVEDTGIGIPKEKIDRIGRPFEQVEGDFTRSYKGSGLGLAIARSLTELHGGSLRLRSAIGAGTIVMVHLPLAGGVGRITARAA, from the coding sequence ATGACGCGTGCCAACGCGGGCTGCGCAACTGTGCGCGCAGACACGATTCTGGGGGTCGCCAGATCGCTGACGCATCCGCTCTATCAGCGGTTCGAGAGCCTCGAACCGACTCTCCGTACCGTGATCCCGGGCCTCGTCGCCCTCTTCATCGTCATCCTGGCGGCAGGCGCCGCGCTCCAGACCTCCGCCATGCGCGAGGATGCGCTGCTCGACGCCGCCGGCGACATGGATCTGGTCTCGGCCCTGCTGGCACGCGACCTCGACAACGGGGCCAGCACGGGCAAGGCTCCCGCCGCGGTCCTCGCCGCCCTCGCCTCCCGCCACCTCGCTGCCCATGGCCGGATCGTCCATGTCAGCGCCGAGGACGGCCATGTCGTCGCCAGCGAACCCGTCATCGGGCAGACGCAGCGCACCCTAGTCGATTTCCTCGGCCAGACCCAGCCGCTGACGGCCTTCGGCGACCGCGCCGGCGTGATGCGGATCACGCTCCCCGGCGGCATGGAGGTCTTTGCCACTGTCCGGAATCTCGCCTCGCCGCTCGGCCAGGTCGCCGTGCTGCAACCTGTGTCGCGCGCGCTCTCGACCTGGCAGCAGCGCCGTGGCGGGCTCGCCCTGCTCTTCGCCGCCGCCGGCGTCGTGCTGACCGCCATCACCGTCGGCTTCGTCCTGCAATCCAGGCGGGCGCGCGCCGCCGACGAGGACTGCGACTGCGTCCGCGAGCGCATCGACACGGCGCTCAACCGCGGCCATTGCGGGCTGTGGGATTGGGACCTCGCACGGGGACGAATCTACTGGTCGGATTCGATGTACGCCATGCTCGGCTATGACCGGGCCGGCCAGTACATGTCATTCGGCGAGGTCAGCGGCTTCATCCATCGCGACGACGTCGATCTCTATGCGCTCGCCGACGCGATCAGCCGCGGCGAGGCCACCCATCTCGACCAGGAATTTCGCGTCCGCGACAGTTCGGGCAACTGGATCTGGCTCAAGGCCCGAGCCGAGCTCGTCACGGATCGCCGCACCCACTCGCAGCATCTCGTCGGCATCGTCGTCGACATCTCCGAGCAGCGCCGCATGGCCGAGCGCACCGCGACATCCGATGCCCGGCTGCGCGACGCCGTCGAGGCGATCTCGGAGGCCTTCGTGCTCTGGGACGCCGATAACCGCCTCGTGCTCTGCAACGCCAAATACCAGCAGCTTCACCGGCTCCCGGCAGAACTGGCCCAGGGCGGCGCCAGCCATGACGAGATCATGATGCTGAGCGCACAGCCGAACATCGACCACGAGCCGATGCGCTCGCTGCGCAGCAGCGACGGGGCTTCGTCCTATGAGGCGCGCCTGTCCGACGGACGCTGGCTCCAGATCAACGGCCGGCGCACCAAGGATGGCGGCTCGGTCTCGGTCGGCACCGACATCACCAAGCTGAAGCAGCAGGAGGAGCGGCTGACGCAGTCCGAGCACCAGCTCCTGATGCATGTCACGGACCTCAAGGCCTCGCGCCAGAAGCTGGAGACGCAGGCACAGCAGCTCGCCGACCTGGCCGAGCGCTATCTCGAGCAAAAGGCTGCGGCGGAAAGCGCCAACCGCGCCAAATCCGAATTCCTGGCGAATATGAGCCATGAGCTGCGCACGCCGCTGAACGCCATCATCGGCTTTTCCGAGATCATGCAGAACGGCATGTTCGGGCCGCTCTGCGAGAAATACACCGACTATGTCCAGGATATCCGCTCCAGTGGCGGCTACCTGCTCGGCATCATCGACGACATCCTCAACATGTCGCGTCTCGAAGCCGGCAAGGTGCATCTGGAGACGTCCGACATTTCGCTCGGGCTCGTCATCGACGAGGTGGTTCGCAAATCGCAGGACGAGATCGACCGCAAGCGTCTCCAGCTCAGCATCGAGGGTACGCGCGACGCCCATCTCGAGGCCGACCCGCACGCGCTCTACCAGGTCCTCGGCAACCTGCTCGACAACGCGGTCAAGTTCACACCGGAAGACGGGCAAGTCGCCATCCGCATCCGGCAGGTCCCGGGCGCGCTGAACATCTTCGTCGAGGATACCGGCATCGGCATCCCCAAGGAGAAGATCGACCGCATCGGCCGGCCCTTCGAGCAGGTCGAGGGCGATTTCACCCGCAGCTACAAGGGCTCGGGGCTCGGCCTCGCCATCGCCCGTTCGCTGACCGAGCTGCATGGCGGCTCGCTGCGTCTGCGCTCGGCGATCGGCGCGGGCACCATCGTCATGGTGCATCTGCCGCTCGCCGGCGGGGTCGGACGCATCACGGCCCGGGCAGCGTGA